GTTCTCAGGCGACACGACGTAGCCTTAATCGGTTGACTTATGCCTTCGCGGCAGTCCCCTGTATCCCCGTCTCCGGTCTGAGCGTCCCGGTGACACCCTGATCCGGAAGTGATTCCATGAGCAAGCGCACCTTCCAGCCCAACAACCGTCGTCGTGCCAAGAAGCACGGTTTCCGTGCCCGCATGCGCACGCGCGCCGGCCGTGCCATCCTTTCGGCTCGTCGCTCCAAGGGGC
This genomic interval from Microbacterium sp. 4R-513 contains the following:
- the rpmH gene encoding 50S ribosomal protein L34, which produces MSKRTFQPNNRRRAKKHGFRARMRTRAGRAILSARRSKGRTELSA